The stretch of DNA AGCATTAACATACTGGAATTTCCTCCAGAAATCGTATTAAACCGAACGCCTGTGTCACGTTCTACAGATTCTATGAAATAGTTGATGTAAACAATGTCTTCTTCAGTTGGAGGAATTTGACGAAAGCACATGAAATTAAATGAGAGCCCTTTTAAATAAATGCCTTTGAGTTGCACAATTTCTTTAACCAGATTGACGACTTCATACGTCAAAGCCCCCTCTCTCCCGTCTTTCCAATCCACCATTAAATAAATATGGTGTTTCACCCCTTGCTCAATTGCCTTCTCATTCAGTGCACGAATGGTCTCAATTTCAGTCTGGATGCTGATTTGACTTAACTTTACGACTGCATCAATCTCATCTGGCAGTGCCCCTTTAATCATCATATTTTTGGAGCGATGTGCAGTCTCCTCTGATGCCATAGCCATTAAACGGGACTCTGCTAATATTGGGAAGCCCATGTCGAATAATTGCTGACGAATTTTCACGTCACCACCCGTGCATTTTGTAACTGGCACCATACGCACGTCTTTTTCAGCGAGCATCTGTTGTAATATCATTGCATTATATTTAATTTTGCTCAGATTGATATGAAGTTGGGGCATCGTCTACAGCTCTCTTTCTAATGGATTTTCTATCTCTATTTGCACATACTGTTTAACCTTTTGCGCCATTCTCATATTTAACAACGCTTTTACCGTAACTGTCGGACCGAATAAAATCCGTTGTAATACTTCGGCATGTGGCTGTGATGGGTCGATTGACTGTGCAACAACATCTGCAACAATTTGGTACAATTCTGCTTCTTCAATTTGGTGTGCATGATGAAAATGATGAATCAGTGTGCCTAATTGATTTTGAATCACTGCATGTTGAAATTTCGCAATCACCGCTTCAATATTTTCAGCAATTAAACTTTCATTGGTGACTTCAAAATCAGGAATCGCTCGTTTCAATGTATCCAAATCGATACGTGACCCCCCTAAATCTCGAACGATAAATGACAACGTATGGTCTTCTCTATTAATTTGAAGTATCGTATTTTGTTGATGCGCTTCTAATGCAATACCGTAATGTTGAATATAGCCGATTAATGGTGGGATCAGCGCGTTTAAAAATTGCTTCATAAATTTTGATATCGTTTGTTGATTCAATTCCCCAAAGAGGTATTCGATTAAACTTTCTATCACGACTTGACCATCGACTGGGTTTAACTGTGTCAGTACGCCTGTCACAAGCTGCAAATGCGTTTGTTTATGTTCTTCTGGTGAATGTCGAACAATCATTGCAAATTGCCGTGCGAGATCCGGTTCCACATCAATATGCGCACCATACGGTTCACTGGCCACAGATAACGTCGGATAAATATTCAGCATCTTTTGTAACTGATAACTCAATTTCGGACCATCGATTGTCGTCACTGTAGACACTGTTCGAACGGCACTGGTCGCTTGAACATTGATGGGTAATTTCACATGATACGGATAGTCGAGCAATTGCATTGTTCGGAACGAAAGTGTGGCTTTCGAATCAATTGTAAATGGGGTAGGAATGACATCATGTTGCGTTATCAACTGTTGGAAACGTGAGACAATGACATGGCTATACTGCCACGGATGTACCAACATGACACGATAGTCATCCAATGTTCCTTCATAAGTTTGCATCCACTGTCTGAGTTGACTTTCAATATCTGGAAACATTTTTCTCAATACAAAATCATCTTCTCCAGTCATCGTTGTACTTTTCAACAAAGATTGTCGAACTAATAGGATTTTAAGCGGGATCACTTTCATAAATTCAGGCGCATATTGCCGTATTTCATCAACAGTGAGTGGTAGTTTTGTTTTTGTGAGCGGATGTGACGGATGACCTTCCCATATCATCCCTTCTGAATAACCGAGTACTGAGAAAGATGTTTCATCTGCCATATGATTCAGCCATGCAATGAAATTTAACTTATCCGGCATTCTCGAAAACTTCAAAGCATGCCGTGTGAGGCGTTCACGCTGTTGCAGTTGTTCATAGCTTAGCGTCAAACCTAAACGGCTATGATATAACTCTTCCACTAACTGTTCATGAAATGAAATTTTGAAATGTTGTGATAGCACTTGAATCAATTGCTCTACGGACTTTATCTCCTCTTCTTGTTGCGCGACGCAATAATGAATCATACCCGCCAATTCAAATTGTGCAAAAGCACTTTTCGTCTCACAACGAACGCTGAGTAGATGTTGATGATATTGAATGATAAGTTGTCCCTGTTGAAATTGAACACTTGTCCCGTTAGGAAATAATTGTTCTTTTACGCATGCACTAAGAATACGATACTGAATATTTCTGTCCGCATTAAGATGACGAGTGATTGCCATGAATTGTTTTGCCTCCATTTATTTTAAATTTTGCTAAATAGCCTAAGATCGCGATGAGCGTTGTCGTACCACCCATCCATAAAAACGTTGTTGTAATGCCAAGCCATTGGGTCAAATAACTGAGTAACATCGCACCAAGCGGAATCATTCCTCTATCCATCATGACGACACTTAAAATTTTACCCCTTCTTACTTCAGGAATATCATTTTGAAAATAGATGCGATTCGTCGTACGTGCGAACTGACCGAATAATCCGACGAAAAAAATCATCAAAAACAAGCCGATTTGCCCAAAAGGATAAATTAATAAGAGCGCTATCCCAAAACACAATGAACTGAGATAATAGGCATGGTCGCTTGATAATTTTTGCAAGATGTAGGGTACAGCTAACGTTGCTAAGATACCACCTATCGCACTCATTGTCATTGCCGTTCCAAAGACAGATGCGCTATTCGGATATATTTCATCTGTCAAGATAGGCAACATCGTCGTATAGGAATAGCCCATCGCCATAATCAGAAAAGAAGTGATAAATATTTGTCTTCCTTGTACATGTATTTTAAAATATTGCCAAGCCACAGATAATGATAACTGTTTACTTACAACAGCCTGAGTCTTAGCGATTTTTAGCGGTAAACATAAACAAAGCGCCAATACATAACATAAAGACTGTGCAATAAATGCGACTGGTACACCCCAAACTGCAATTAAAAATCCGGCAACCGCTGGACCGATTGAACGGCATACGTTGAGCAGAAAGGAATGATAAGAAACCGCTTTGGATATTGATAATTTTTCAGAGATATCTGGTAATACCACTTGACGAACAGGCGTTTCAATCGCACTCATACAACCGCGTAAGCAAGCATAAATATATAAATAAGGCATTGGAATTTGATGGACGATCAAAACACATATTGTTAAGACGCTAGTAATCACCATCGAACTTGTTACGGTCAATTTTATTAATGTCGACCGTCGATAACGATCCGCAATGCTTCCCGCCCATAAGCTGAGCACAAAAATCGGAGCGAGCCTGAAAAAATTAATCAAAGCCAGATCCATTGCGTTTTGGTTCAATTGATAGGCATACCAATTCAGCGCAATTTGACCGATCCAATTCCCTAAA from Staphylococcus lutrae encodes:
- a CDS encoding alanine racemase — protein: MPQLHINLSKIKYNAMILQQMLAEKDVRMVPVTKCTGGDVKIRQQLFDMGFPILAESRLMAMASEETAHRSKNMMIKGALPDEIDAVVKLSQISIQTEIETIRALNEKAIEQGVKHHIYLMVDWKDGREGALTYEVVNLVKEIVQLKGIYLKGLSFNFMCFRQIPPTEEDIVYINYFIESVERDTGVRFNTISGGNSSMLMLAMYTDLGRINELRIGEVLFRGYETAYEMRLPYLYDDAMMLSGRVLEIKPRLNLDQRQSYMQALVDIGQLDTDIEGITAVDQQLHIVGHSSDILMVNLGLTDYYQIGDKIEFRINYSALAQSMHMAHIPKRYYEDQGIEALINGFVEIKKNRFIKQS
- a CDS encoding IucA/IucC family protein, translated to MAITRHLNADRNIQYRILSACVKEQLFPNGTSVQFQQGQLIIQYHQHLLSVRCETKSAFAQFELAGMIHYCVAQQEEEIKSVEQLIQVLSQHFKISFHEQLVEELYHSRLGLTLSYEQLQQRERLTRHALKFSRMPDKLNFIAWLNHMADETSFSVLGYSEGMIWEGHPSHPLTKTKLPLTVDEIRQYAPEFMKVIPLKILLVRQSLLKSTTMTGEDDFVLRKMFPDIESQLRQWMQTYEGTLDDYRVMLVHPWQYSHVIVSRFQQLITQHDVIPTPFTIDSKATLSFRTMQLLDYPYHVKLPINVQATSAVRTVSTVTTIDGPKLSYQLQKMLNIYPTLSVASEPYGAHIDVEPDLARQFAMIVRHSPEEHKQTHLQLVTGVLTQLNPVDGQVVIESLIEYLFGELNQQTISKFMKQFLNALIPPLIGYIQHYGIALEAHQQNTILQINREDHTLSFIVRDLGGSRIDLDTLKRAIPDFEVTNESLIAENIEAVIAKFQHAVIQNQLGTLIHHFHHAHQIEEAELYQIVADVVAQSIDPSQPHAEVLQRILFGPTVTVKALLNMRMAQKVKQYVQIEIENPLEREL
- a CDS encoding MFS transporter, whose translation is MAKWFFPSTFLLFLGNWIGQIALNWYAYQLNQNAMDLALINFFRLAPIFVLSLWAGSIADRYRRSTLIKLTVTSSMVITSVLTICVLIVHQIPMPYLYIYACLRGCMSAIETPVRQVVLPDISEKLSISKAVSYHSFLLNVCRSIGPAVAGFLIAVWGVPVAFIAQSLCYVLALCLCLPLKIAKTQAVVSKQLSLSVAWQYFKIHVQGRQIFITSFLIMAMGYSYTTMLPILTDEIYPNSASVFGTAMTMSAIGGILATLAVPYILQKLSSDHAYYLSSLCFGIALLLIYPFGQIGLFLMIFFVGLFGQFARTTNRIYFQNDIPEVRRGKILSVVMMDRGMIPLGAMLLSYLTQWLGITTTFLWMGGTTTLIAILGYLAKFKINGGKTIHGNHSSS